A portion of the Leptospira kanakyensis genome contains these proteins:
- a CDS encoding methyl-accepting chemotaxis protein: MKYLNNMKVKSKLILGFSGLVLIILINTIVGIGSLNNLNDRLNEIVSLHSQKVQFSERLRMYFLQLVREEKNLILSVTIEEQNKRLDLRAKAYDEFIKLKASFFDLLDNEEREKAKSLDETFNTYSKEFEVTKSFALKFKTREAQLHSSTKGRAAITAMDLVTKEFTDIAVSKMNDSKLIANKTYSSMFVLLGTLLLVSFVLASILSFWIISSITKSLNAAMEIVGMVTLASEQVSSTAFSLSQGASEQAASVEETTASIEEMSASVSQNADSAIETNNIADKSASEATVGRESVLKTLEAMKNISSRIKIIEEIAYQTNLLALNAAIEAARAGKHGKGFAVVADEVRKLAERSQVAAQEINQLSKNSVSLAEEAGKVIEAIVPSINRTAELVSGIAVSSREQSAGITQISTAMTQMDQTTQVSASASEELAATSDELKEQAKHLMEIMESLVKLKINLNQKTKKDNISDIKNIGSEFGKKANTDFSLPNSGKINPITSFKQDHNHSEKF; encoded by the coding sequence ATGAAATACCTCAATAACATGAAAGTAAAATCGAAACTAATCTTAGGTTTTAGTGGGCTAGTTCTGATTATTTTAATCAATACTATCGTTGGAATCGGCTCATTAAATAATTTAAACGATAGATTAAACGAGATCGTAAGTCTGCACTCACAGAAAGTTCAATTTTCAGAAAGATTAAGAATGTACTTTTTACAATTAGTACGTGAAGAAAAAAACTTAATTCTTTCCGTAACGATCGAAGAACAAAACAAAAGGTTGGATCTACGGGCAAAAGCATATGATGAATTTATAAAATTAAAAGCATCCTTTTTTGATCTATTGGATAATGAAGAAAGAGAAAAAGCTAAATCTCTAGACGAAACCTTCAATACATATTCAAAAGAATTCGAAGTGACTAAATCATTCGCCCTAAAATTTAAAACTAGAGAAGCCCAGTTGCATTCTAGCACGAAAGGTAGGGCAGCCATCACCGCTATGGATCTAGTAACAAAAGAATTTACCGATATTGCAGTGTCTAAAATGAATGATTCAAAACTCATCGCAAACAAAACTTATTCGTCTATGTTTGTTTTACTGGGAACATTACTTTTAGTTTCTTTTGTCCTCGCAAGTATTCTTTCATTTTGGATCATTTCCAGCATCACAAAATCGCTAAATGCAGCAATGGAAATTGTTGGAATGGTCACATTGGCTTCCGAACAAGTATCCTCAACGGCATTTTCATTAAGTCAAGGTGCGAGTGAACAAGCCGCTTCAGTGGAAGAAACTACAGCTTCCATTGAAGAAATGTCAGCCTCTGTAAGTCAAAATGCTGATTCAGCAATTGAAACTAATAATATTGCCGATAAGTCTGCGAGCGAAGCTACAGTCGGACGAGAGTCTGTTTTAAAAACTTTAGAGGCAATGAAAAATATTTCATCCAGGATCAAAATTATCGAAGAAATAGCTTATCAAACAAACTTACTTGCGTTAAATGCCGCAATCGAAGCAGCTAGAGCAGGAAAACATGGAAAAGGTTTTGCAGTGGTTGCTGATGAAGTGAGAAAACTTGCAGAAAGAAGCCAAGTGGCGGCACAGGAAATTAATCAACTTTCAAAGAATAGTGTTTCCCTTGCAGAAGAAGCAGGGAAAGTCATTGAAGCAATTGTACCAAGTATCAATCGAACTGCAGAACTCGTTTCAGGAATTGCAGTTTCTTCAAGAGAACAATCCGCAGGAATCACCCAAATCTCTACGGCAATGACACAAATGGATCAAACTACACAAGTTTCTGCATCCGCCTCAGAAGAACTTGCAGCCACTTCCGATGAATTAAAAGAACAAGCCAAACATCTAATGGAGATTATGGAATCTTTAGTGAAACTAAAAATCAATTTAAATCAGAAAACAAAAAAGGACAATATCAGTGATATAAAGAACATAGGTTCTGAATTTGGGAAAAAAGCTAATACAGATTTTTCGTTACCCAATTCAGGAAAAATAAATCCAATTACTTCTTTCAAACAAGACCACAACCATTCTGAAAAATTCTAA
- a CDS encoding leucyl aminopeptidase, with amino-acid sequence MKIETSPLQIQIGSPKSGTYYKLIPIFQEDVKEELGKKFPVQIETKVFSGELGKEFRDEVEQTIYLGLGEKEKLNFRKFITHFFKYGEKILSYDGMGLEIIISKSLSKKFSADRLAYQIANTLFIGSYPVSVLQTKKKDKKKVGAVYLKFEDKSVTTLAESGLSKSKIVAKHVNGARHIAHLPANYFTPDDFVSRSKEIAKEYKLSVKVWDEPQLKKEGLGGILAVARGSELNGKMVILEYKPAKAKKKFAIVGKGLTFDTGGISLKPPGEMHEMKYDMCGAAATIHAIGAIAALELPIHIVAAIGVAENMPDGKAIKPGDVYTAYNGTTVEVQNTDAEGRLVLGDVLSYVSKNYKPDYMVDLATLTGAVIIALGHEAAAILTNSDPLREALFTASDASDDRVWELPLWEEYGEDLKSDIADLKNITGGGKGAGTISAGIFLSKFVDESINWAHIDIAGAAWRKKKSGTQFSGPTGYGVRLLVDLANELSKK; translated from the coding sequence ATGAAAATAGAAACTTCTCCGCTCCAAATCCAAATCGGTTCGCCTAAATCCGGCACTTATTATAAACTCATCCCCATCTTCCAAGAGGATGTCAAAGAAGAACTTGGGAAAAAATTCCCAGTCCAAATCGAAACCAAAGTTTTTTCTGGTGAACTCGGAAAAGAATTTCGAGATGAGGTAGAACAAACCATCTATCTTGGATTAGGTGAGAAAGAAAAACTCAACTTTAGAAAGTTCATTACTCATTTTTTTAAGTATGGAGAAAAAATTCTAAGTTATGACGGAATGGGTCTTGAGATCATCATCTCCAAATCCCTTTCCAAAAAGTTTTCTGCTGATCGTCTCGCTTACCAAATTGCAAATACTCTTTTTATAGGAAGTTATCCTGTTTCTGTTCTACAAACCAAGAAAAAAGACAAAAAGAAAGTGGGAGCGGTTTATTTAAAATTCGAAGATAAATCAGTAACTACTCTCGCAGAATCCGGACTTTCCAAAAGTAAAATTGTCGCAAAACACGTGAATGGTGCTCGTCACATTGCGCACCTTCCTGCAAACTATTTCACTCCTGATGATTTTGTTTCTCGTTCCAAAGAAATAGCAAAGGAATACAAACTCTCCGTCAAAGTGTGGGACGAACCTCAGTTAAAAAAAGAAGGTCTCGGTGGGATCTTAGCTGTGGCTCGCGGGTCAGAACTCAATGGCAAGATGGTGATTTTGGAATACAAACCGGCCAAAGCCAAAAAGAAATTTGCGATTGTTGGAAAGGGATTAACCTTCGATACCGGCGGAATTTCACTCAAACCTCCTGGTGAGATGCATGAAATGAAATACGATATGTGTGGGGCCGCAGCCACCATACACGCGATTGGTGCCATTGCCGCTCTCGAACTTCCGATCCATATTGTCGCGGCCATTGGTGTGGCTGAAAATATGCCAGATGGTAAGGCAATCAAACCAGGTGATGTCTATACCGCATACAATGGAACCACTGTGGAAGTACAAAACACGGATGCAGAAGGAAGACTTGTACTTGGCGATGTATTGTCCTATGTTTCCAAAAACTATAAACCAGATTATATGGTGGATTTAGCAACACTCACGGGAGCTGTGATCATTGCTCTTGGTCATGAAGCTGCTGCTATCCTAACTAATTCAGATCCACTCCGAGAAGCTCTCTTCACTGCTTCGGATGCTTCCGATGACCGCGTATGGGAACTTCCTCTTTGGGAAGAATATGGTGAAGATTTAAAATCAGACATTGCGGATCTGAAGAACATCACTGGTGGAGGGAAAGGGGCAGGAACCATTTCTGCTGGAATTTTTCTTTCTAAGTTTGTGGATGAATCCATAAACTGGGCGCATATTGATATTGCTGGTGCAGCTTGGAGAAAGAAAAAATCGGGAACCCAATTCAGTGGACCGACCGGCTACGGAGTACGTTTGTTAGTGGACCTTGCGAACGAACTATCAAAGAAATAA
- the bcp gene encoding thioredoxin-dependent thiol peroxidase, translated as MLEVGKKAPNFTSVNQNGEKVKLADLTGKNGIVVYFYPRDMTPGCTTEACDFRDNFARLKKFGYNVVGISKDNPKSHTKFIEKQELNFDLISDESGEICEAYGVWREKVFMGRRGMGIVRSSFLLDSSLKIKKIYDSVKVKGHVEEIIKDIQEIQGK; from the coding sequence ATGTTGGAAGTAGGGAAAAAAGCCCCCAATTTTACAAGTGTCAACCAAAATGGCGAAAAAGTAAAACTCGCAGACCTAACAGGAAAAAATGGAATCGTTGTCTATTTTTATCCTAGAGATATGACACCGGGATGTACAACAGAAGCTTGTGACTTCCGAGACAATTTCGCACGACTGAAAAAATTCGGATACAATGTAGTGGGAATCTCCAAAGACAATCCCAAATCCCATACCAAATTCATCGAAAAACAAGAACTCAATTTTGATCTGATCTCTGACGAATCGGGAGAAATTTGTGAGGCCTACGGTGTTTGGAGAGAAAAGGTTTTTATGGGAAGAAGAGGAATGGGAATCGTAAGATCCAGCTTCCTTCTCGACAGTTCTCTCAAAATCAAAAAAATCTATGACAGCGTGAAGGTAAAAGGACACGTTGAAGAAATCATCAAAGACATTCAGGAAATCCAAGGGAAATGA
- a CDS encoding Kelch repeat-containing protein yields the protein MENIRKIFKNSLKLAIILLWGFLSFTQCNQVNGLLGNDGLEKELQTTQLLALIGVAKPPEIRYENGTGNPDTPPPNNTGSNNSSTAPLTPAPEPLKNIWATLSNLPRSFRYPTTQTIGDKIYLFGNDVYGNLTDGNAYSYNTVTAQWTKLKNMPGPRYGSSSAVVGNKIYVLGGYEYVYQLQYDQAPYCVNQLLWHCFQWYDPPPVYGYTAHARNSLYIYDTLTDTWTTGAPMLDVTNFNSSIAYDGKVYSFYRGKVDVYDPSSNQWNQLLSNSPIYNYYTVQEYNQKFYFFAGTTSTWSFSSVYEFDPTNLTFTQKTNIPTPRIFATSMVLNGKIYVMGGHEGQNARVIEEYTPDTNSWAVKASLPIYGDLNRGVGGYANGRFYGLGGYNNVVVYYDPANDTTTHLKVLMNQARYYFASAIYENKFYVFGGHNGSSSLTWIEALDLTTNSWSKVGELPNGKHGFKAAVLGNKIYLVGGNRGSSTLSEVEIFDPATGNISTGTPIDTPRQHHSLCVNNGKMYAVGGNNGNTILNTVEEFDPVTNKWVYKRAMTTARADSACIFHDEKLYVIGGRMPSTGYTAQVESYNPVSDSWAMHQRMNYARGLFDVVKLRGRIYAIGGYNNGVTNQVEKYDPSLEQWIPEYSMNLSRYGHSAIAPDTNRIIVVGGSDGPNYFNNAEEFY from the coding sequence ATGGAAAACATAAGAAAAATATTCAAAAATTCACTCAAACTTGCAATAATTTTACTTTGGGGATTTCTCTCATTTACCCAATGTAATCAAGTCAATGGCCTTTTAGGGAATGATGGCCTCGAAAAAGAATTACAAACCACACAATTGTTAGCACTAATTGGGGTTGCGAAACCACCGGAAATTCGTTATGAAAATGGAACGGGAAATCCCGACACACCACCACCGAATAACACCGGATCTAATAACAGTTCCACTGCGCCGTTGACTCCAGCCCCTGAGCCATTAAAAAATATTTGGGCTACGCTTAGTAATTTACCAAGAAGTTTTAGATATCCAACAACACAAACTATAGGGGATAAGATTTATCTATTTGGAAATGATGTTTATGGTAACTTAACAGATGGAAATGCATACTCTTATAATACAGTAACTGCACAGTGGACAAAACTTAAAAATATGCCCGGACCACGATACGGATCCAGTTCCGCAGTGGTTGGAAACAAAATTTACGTCTTAGGTGGATATGAGTACGTATACCAGTTACAATATGATCAAGCCCCTTACTGTGTGAATCAATTGTTATGGCATTGTTTCCAATGGTATGACCCACCACCTGTCTATGGATATACAGCTCATGCAAGAAATTCGTTATACATTTATGACACTTTGACTGATACTTGGACAACAGGAGCTCCTATGCTCGATGTGACTAATTTTAATTCAAGTATTGCTTATGATGGGAAGGTATATTCTTTCTATAGAGGTAAAGTCGATGTATATGATCCATCTTCTAACCAATGGAATCAATTACTTTCAAATTCTCCAATTTACAACTACTACACAGTCCAAGAGTATAATCAGAAATTCTACTTTTTTGCTGGTACAACTTCAACATGGAGTTTCAGTTCTGTCTATGAATTTGACCCTACAAATCTAACGTTCACTCAAAAAACAAACATACCAACTCCTCGAATATTCGCTACCTCGATGGTTCTAAATGGAAAAATCTATGTTATGGGGGGTCACGAGGGCCAAAATGCAAGAGTCATCGAAGAGTATACTCCAGATACAAACTCTTGGGCAGTAAAAGCTTCTTTACCTATTTACGGAGATCTAAACCGGGGGGTAGGTGGCTATGCAAACGGACGTTTTTATGGGTTAGGTGGATACAATAATGTGGTTGTATATTATGATCCTGCCAATGACACAACGACTCATCTAAAGGTATTGATGAACCAAGCAAGATATTATTTTGCATCTGCAATTTATGAAAATAAATTTTATGTATTTGGCGGTCATAATGGTAGTTCTTCCCTTACTTGGATTGAGGCTTTAGATTTAACCACCAATTCATGGTCAAAAGTAGGCGAGTTGCCAAATGGTAAACATGGATTCAAAGCTGCAGTTCTTGGTAATAAGATTTACTTGGTTGGTGGAAATCGAGGTTCATCTACTTTATCGGAAGTGGAAATCTTTGATCCAGCAACTGGTAATATTTCAACCGGCACACCAATAGACACTCCAAGACAACACCATTCTCTTTGTGTTAATAATGGAAAGATGTATGCTGTTGGTGGCAATAACGGAAATACGATTCTAAATACTGTAGAAGAGTTTGACCCAGTTACTAATAAATGGGTATACAAACGTGCAATGACAACGGCTAGAGCTGATTCAGCTTGTATTTTCCATGATGAAAAACTCTATGTAATTGGAGGGAGAATGCCTTCAACAGGTTATACTGCTCAAGTTGAGTCTTATAACCCAGTTTCTGATAGTTGGGCCATGCACCAACGTATGAATTATGCTCGTGGATTGTTTGATGTAGTCAAACTGAGAGGTAGAATTTATGCTATTGGAGGTTATAATAATGGAGTTACGAACCAAGTAGAAAAATACGACCCAAGTTTGGAACAGTGGATCCCGGAATATTCAATGAATTTGTCCCGTTATGGTCATTCTGCGATAGCTCCCGATACAAATCGTATCATTGTTGTTGGAGGAAGTGATGGACCTAATTATTTCAACAATGCAGAAGAGTTTTATTAA
- a CDS encoding chemotaxis protein CheW, producing MNSSELDSLTDDNDDFDYEEDTIENRFLIFSLADRSYGIEIKNITEIVGMQTITEIPDMPSFIKGVINLRGKVIALIDVRDRFRMANISYDEKTCIIILNIQNQLIGLIVDTVKEVIRINTQNIEEAPKFGESENNRFVQSIAKINEDVKVLLNIENLLKDEDKHTLEQALAIKN from the coding sequence ATGAATAGTAGTGAATTGGATTCACTGACTGATGATAACGACGACTTTGACTATGAAGAAGACACAATCGAAAATAGATTTTTAATTTTCTCTTTAGCAGACAGAAGTTATGGAATCGAAATTAAAAACATCACGGAAATTGTTGGTATGCAAACCATTACCGAAATTCCGGATATGCCATCTTTTATCAAAGGTGTGATCAACTTACGTGGTAAAGTCATTGCTCTCATTGATGTCCGAGATCGGTTTCGAATGGCAAACATAAGTTATGATGAAAAAACCTGTATCATCATCCTTAACATTCAAAATCAACTAATTGGCTTGATTGTAGATACCGTCAAAGAAGTAATCCGGATCAATACTCAGAATATTGAAGAAGCTCCAAAATTTGGAGAGTCTGAAAATAACAGATTCGTTCAATCCATCGCAAAAATCAATGAAGATGTAAAAGTCTTACTTAACATAGAAAATCTTCTTAAAGACGAAGATAAACATACCTTAGAACAAGCTTTAGCTATTAAAAATTAA
- a CDS encoding chemotaxis protein CheW has protein sequence MDRKELSTGSIQEGLQNHEDCKNTILSVEDIKDPDLTVAQLLEEKKVVSEKLSTLLELVGELVIAESNITQHPTIKSIKNESLNSTLSRFHKILIDLQDVAFSTRMIPISGVFKKISGIVHELQNQSDIKVLLHTSGEDTEIDKSRVDLIFEPIVYILKNSIEYGLESSDKRLSNGKSEIKNIYLSARQSINEVLVTVRDDGHGLDRRKILEKAKQNGIIIDDSIRLTNQGTTFVLRIPISLGTMEGTVVRIGIKYFTIQTVELREFVSLRDKKEIELDKDQNVLDIRGTFVPIFNINQILNHKESIEYDNKDPLIIVLEYEKKLLGIRVDEIIGSQNVVIKPLIGIMEQAQGVNGFTILGNGNVSLILDAKSIFSKQEISGVK, from the coding sequence ATGGATAGAAAAGAATTATCAACTGGATCTATCCAAGAAGGTCTACAAAATCATGAGGATTGTAAAAATACAATCCTTTCTGTAGAAGATATTAAAGATCCAGATTTAACCGTAGCCCAGTTACTTGAAGAAAAGAAAGTTGTTAGCGAAAAACTAAGTACCTTATTAGAACTAGTTGGAGAGTTAGTCATCGCCGAATCAAATATTACACAACATCCAACAATTAAATCGATAAAAAACGAAAGCTTAAATTCTACTTTGTCACGGTTTCACAAGATATTAATAGATTTACAAGACGTTGCATTTTCCACTCGAATGATTCCTATATCAGGGGTATTTAAAAAAATCTCAGGCATTGTTCATGAATTACAAAACCAATCCGATATAAAAGTATTACTACATACCAGCGGTGAAGATACGGAAATTGATAAATCCAGAGTTGATTTAATCTTCGAACCAATTGTGTATATTCTAAAAAACTCTATTGAATATGGATTAGAGTCCTCTGACAAAAGATTATCTAATGGAAAATCCGAAATTAAGAACATTTACTTAAGCGCGCGCCAATCGATAAATGAAGTTTTAGTCACGGTTCGTGATGATGGACATGGACTAGATCGAAGAAAGATTTTGGAAAAAGCAAAACAAAATGGAATCATAATAGATGATTCTATTCGATTAACAAACCAAGGGACAACCTTTGTTTTAAGAATACCGATATCTCTTGGAACAATGGAAGGCACTGTAGTTCGCATTGGTATTAAATATTTCACAATACAAACGGTTGAATTAAGAGAATTTGTAAGTCTTCGCGACAAAAAAGAAATCGAATTAGACAAAGATCAGAATGTTCTTGATATCCGAGGAACTTTTGTTCCAATTTTTAATATCAATCAAATATTAAATCACAAAGAATCTATCGAATATGATAACAAAGATCCATTAATCATTGTTCTAGAGTATGAAAAGAAACTATTAGGCATTCGTGTTGATGAAATCATTGGAAGTCAAAATGTTGTGATCAAACCTTTGATAGGCATCATGGAACAAGCACAAGGTGTCAATGGATTTACAATTTTAGGAAATGGAAATGTAAGTTTAATCCTAGATGCGAAATCCATTTTCAGCAAACAAGAAATAAGCGGAGTGAAATAA
- a CDS encoding MFS transporter translates to MDFKFSRYHVFVVGILAFLQFTVVLDFMILSPLGVLVMQELQISTQQFGFVVSAYAFSAGISGILAAGFADRFDRKNMLLFFYIGFVVATFLCGIATSYIFLLGARILTGLFAGVLSSISFAIVADLFPLQVRGRVMGFIMTAFAASQVFGLPIGIYISNLWGWQSPFLMIAGISGLVGFIIFFYLKPVTTHLDHKTDTHAFHHLVKTLTQPKYLPAFVATTLLATGGFMLMPFGSAFSVHNLGVKLEDLPLVYMVTGVVSMLGGPIMGRLSDAIGKYRMFVIASAIAACIIIYYTKMEITPLPIVVLVNSLLFVFVAARMISANAMTSAVPDLHDRGAFMSISSSIQQISGGIAASVAGLIVIQTSSGYMERYDILGYVVATAIVLTVILMYSVHKIVLSKHSK, encoded by the coding sequence ATGGATTTTAAGTTTTCTAGATATCATGTTTTCGTAGTTGGCATCCTTGCCTTTTTGCAATTCACAGTAGTCCTTGATTTTATGATCCTTTCTCCTCTGGGAGTTTTGGTGATGCAAGAACTACAAATTTCAACGCAACAATTTGGATTTGTGGTTTCTGCTTATGCATTTAGTGCAGGTATCTCTGGAATCTTAGCTGCAGGTTTTGCCGATCGTTTTGATCGTAAAAACATGTTATTATTTTTTTACATTGGATTTGTGGTCGCAACTTTTCTATGCGGAATCGCAACGAGTTATATCTTTTTACTCGGAGCTAGAATTTTGACTGGATTATTTGCTGGTGTTCTTTCTTCCATATCCTTTGCCATCGTTGCCGATTTGTTTCCATTGCAAGTGAGAGGAAGGGTGATGGGATTTATTATGACAGCCTTTGCCGCAAGCCAAGTGTTTGGTCTTCCCATCGGAATTTATATATCAAATTTATGGGGATGGCAATCTCCCTTCCTTATGATTGCTGGTATCAGTGGACTTGTTGGGTTTATCATTTTTTTCTACTTAAAACCAGTCACTACCCACCTTGACCACAAAACGGATACACATGCCTTCCACCACTTAGTAAAAACACTGACTCAACCTAAATATTTACCAGCCTTTGTTGCGACAACTTTGCTCGCTACAGGTGGATTTATGTTAATGCCTTTTGGTTCTGCATTTTCTGTCCACAATCTTGGGGTAAAATTAGAAGATCTTCCTTTGGTATATATGGTCACGGGGGTGGTTTCCATGTTAGGTGGACCAATTATGGGAAGGCTCAGTGATGCCATTGGAAAGTACAGAATGTTCGTGATTGCATCGGCCATCGCTGCTTGTATCATTATTTATTATACAAAAATGGAAATCACTCCTTTGCCAATTGTGGTTTTGGTGAATTCCCTTCTTTTTGTATTTGTTGCCGCACGAATGATTTCTGCCAATGCCATGACTTCTGCCGTTCCTGATTTACATGATCGAGGTGCCTTTATGTCGATCAGTTCTTCCATCCAACAAATTTCCGGTGGAATTGCAGCCTCCGTTGCTGGACTCATTGTGATTCAGACTTCCAGTGGTTATATGGAACGGTATGATATTTTAGGGTATGTGGTAGCAACGGCCATCGTACTCACTGTTATCCTTATGTACAGTGTTCATAAAATCGTTTTAAGTAAACATTCGAAATAA